In a single window of the bacterium genome:
- the infA gene encoding translation initiation factor IF-1, giving the protein MSKEESIEVEGVVLEPLPNAMFKVKLENGHQVLAHISGKMRMHFIKILPGDKVKLELSPYDLSRGRITYRAK; this is encoded by the coding sequence ATGTCAAAGGAAGAATCCATCGAGGTCGAGGGGGTCGTGCTAGAGCCGCTCCCCAACGCCATGTTTAAAGTGAAGCTCGAAAACGGCCATCAGGTGCTGGCACACATTTCTGGAAAGATGCGCATGCATTTTATTAAGATCCTTCCCGGAGATAAAGTGAAGCTTGAGCTTTCGCCTTACGATCTCAGCCGCGGCCGGATCACCTATCGCGCGAAGTAG
- a CDS encoding adenylate kinase — MILILLGAPGAGKGTQAKLLQEKLKIPQISTGDMLRAAKQAKTPLGVEAEKFMNAGQLVPDEVVISLIRERLKDPDTRGGFILDGFPRTVAQAEALGQLLGELGRKLDVVLNLEVPEQELVERLTGRRTCPQCGAGYHLKFSPPKSDEICDRCGSSLIQREDDKEATIRHRLKVYNDQTAPLVKYYEKAGQLRPSGGIGSTEEVFQRLLSSLPRG, encoded by the coding sequence ATGATCCTGATCCTGTTGGGAGCGCCGGGCGCCGGCAAAGGCACCCAGGCCAAGCTGCTCCAGGAGAAGCTCAAAATTCCTCAGATTTCGACCGGCGACATGCTTCGGGCGGCCAAGCAGGCCAAGACCCCCTTGGGCGTCGAAGCCGAAAAGTTCATGAACGCCGGCCAGCTGGTGCCCGACGAGGTCGTCATCAGCCTGATCCGCGAACGGCTGAAAGACCCCGACACCCGCGGCGGCTTCATCCTCGACGGCTTCCCCCGGACCGTGGCCCAGGCCGAAGCCTTAGGCCAGCTGCTGGGCGAGCTGGGCCGAAAGCTCGACGTGGTCCTCAACCTGGAAGTTCCGGAGCAAGAATTGGTCGAGCGGCTGACCGGCCGGCGGACTTGCCCCCAATGCGGCGCCGGTTATCACCTCAAGTTTTCGCCGCCCAAGAGCGACGAGATCTGCGACCGCTGCGGCAGCTCCCTGATTCAGCGCGAGGACGACAAGGAGGCGACGATTCGCCACCGCCTCAAGGTCTACAACGACCAAACCGCGCCCTTGGTGAAGTATTACGAGAAGGCCGGCCAGCTGAGGCCCAGCGGCGGGATCGGATCGACCGAGGAGGTTTTCCAGCGCCTGCTGTCGAGCCTGCCCCGCGGCTAG
- the rpmJ gene encoding 50S ribosomal protein L36, translated as MKVRSSVKKICPKCKVIRREGVLRVICENPRHKQKQG; from the coding sequence ATGAAAGTCCGTTCCTCCGTCAAAAAGATTTGTCCGAAGTGCAAGGTCATCCGCCGCGAGGGAGTCCTCCGCGTGATCTGCGAAAACCCTCGGCATAAACAGAAGCAAGGATAA
- the panD gene encoding aspartate 1-decarboxylase: MFRSLLKSKIHRATVTDADLHYEGSVSVDVNLLEAADILPHEHVHIWDVTNGNRFETYALPAPRGSGTVCINGAAAHLAKKGDVVIISTFTMLAEEKAAAHEPKVVLVDAHNQIAAKSNKAASF; encoded by the coding sequence GTGTTCCGCAGTCTACTCAAATCGAAAATTCACCGGGCGACGGTGACCGACGCCGACCTTCATTATGAGGGCAGCGTCTCGGTCGACGTCAACCTGCTGGAGGCCGCGGACATCCTGCCCCACGAGCATGTTCACATTTGGGACGTGACCAACGGCAACCGCTTCGAGACCTACGCCCTGCCGGCCCCCCGCGGCTCGGGGACCGTCTGCATCAACGGAGCCGCGGCCCACCTGGCCAAGAAGGGCGACGTCGTGATCATCTCCACCTTCACGATGCTGGCCGAGGAAAAGGCCGCCGCCCACGAGCCCAAGGTGGTCCTGGTCGACGCTCACAACCAGATCGCCGCCAAAAGCAACAAAGCAGCGTCATTCTAG
- a CDS encoding TlpA disulfide reductase family protein encodes MMKWRVFLFAILLAVAGTGLYLTLFHRPETGPKIGAGAPDFTLPGRDGKPVSLASFRGRPVLLNFWATWCGPCQQEMPSLEALYQRYKDRGFVILGVSLDEEGWPVVEDFLKRVPVDFPLLLDSAQAVSDAYQIYRIPETYLIDAEGKIVDKFVGPQDYNQEIFYKKVERTLSSPDL; translated from the coding sequence ATGATGAAGTGGAGAGTTTTCCTATTTGCGATCTTGCTAGCCGTGGCCGGTACCGGGCTTTATTTGACTTTGTTCCACCGCCCCGAAACCGGACCCAAGATCGGCGCCGGCGCGCCCGATTTCACGCTTCCCGGCCGCGACGGCAAGCCGGTCTCGCTCGCCTCTTTTCGCGGCCGCCCCGTCCTGCTTAACTTTTGGGCCACCTGGTGCGGGCCCTGCCAGCAGGAAATGCCTTCCTTGGAGGCGCTGTACCAGCGCTATAAGGATCGTGGTTTCGTCATCCTCGGCGTCAGCCTCGACGAGGAGGGCTGGCCGGTGGTGGAGGATTTCCTGAAGCGGGTGCCGGTGGATTTTCCGCTCCTGCTTGATTCGGCCCAGGCCGTCAGCGACGCTTATCAAATTTACCGAATTCCCGAAACCTACTTGATCGATGCCGAGGGTAAGATCGTCGACAAATTCGTCGGCCCGCAAGACTATAACCAGGAGATCTTCTACAAGAAAGTGGAGCGCACGCTGTCATCCCCAGACTTGTAG
- a CDS encoding aryl-sulfate sulfotransferase → MKPTRLFLALIALITACSGADPIDSPAPDPSPADQTTPHFLQAPRLTLAPNEDTPLAASLEALTDEPASIEVEVSDGQRTWSIPASSLAVSHRLTLLGFSPGKSHQIRVRARDEAGNLGEWPEALEAVTEPLPVGFPTFTVQSDPERMEPGITLFRIRGREAQASFGTYILAVDEVGRIVWLHRGDATDVKKSSDGNLLILGGGSIRKIDFLGNVLQEWGTESDPGGPGAIPIANRGFHHEVLEMSDGNLVALGLEARAFSDYPSSASDPAAPTETANVVGDVVVEFTPGGEIVRQHRLLDMIDPYRINYSSLGGIYNAQFPELAGGTRDWSHGNAVVYDAEDDSFLVSMRHQDAVVKFRRSTGELIWILGPHENWDSAAFGSYLLAPLNQQPGFFWPYHQHAPMILPNRNILLFDNGNFRASPFDAKLPDEENYSRAVEYRIDESAMTIEKIWEYGEEEGIYADFVGDADYLPQTGNVLIAFGGIKTPEGYRARLIEVNRSGAPEKVFDLSLNEPHFFVYRALRYPSL, encoded by the coding sequence ATGAAGCCGACCCGCCTTTTTCTTGCCCTGATCGCCCTGATAACCGCCTGCTCCGGCGCCGACCCGATTGATTCACCGGCCCCCGATCCCAGCCCTGCCGACCAAACGACACCTCATTTTCTCCAAGCGCCCCGGCTGACTTTGGCCCCCAACGAAGACACGCCGCTGGCCGCTTCCTTGGAAGCCCTGACCGACGAGCCGGCCTCGATCGAAGTGGAGGTGAGCGATGGTCAGAGGACCTGGAGCATTCCGGCATCGTCTCTGGCCGTATCGCATCGCTTGACGCTCCTGGGTTTCAGCCCGGGAAAAAGCCACCAGATCCGGGTGCGGGCCCGGGATGAGGCCGGCAACCTTGGCGAATGGCCCGAAGCCCTCGAGGCCGTGACCGAGCCCTTACCGGTCGGTTTTCCCACCTTCACCGTTCAAAGCGATCCGGAACGAATGGAGCCGGGGATCACCTTGTTTCGGATTCGCGGCCGCGAAGCCCAAGCTTCGTTTGGAACCTATATTTTGGCCGTCGATGAAGTGGGACGAATCGTCTGGCTCCATCGTGGCGATGCCACCGACGTGAAAAAAAGCTCGGATGGAAACCTGCTCATTCTCGGCGGTGGAAGCATTCGCAAGATCGATTTTTTGGGAAACGTCCTCCAGGAATGGGGAACCGAATCCGACCCCGGCGGCCCCGGAGCGATTCCCATCGCCAATCGCGGCTTTCATCACGAAGTGCTGGAGATGTCCGATGGGAACTTGGTCGCCTTGGGCTTGGAGGCCCGGGCCTTTTCCGATTATCCCTCCAGCGCCAGCGATCCGGCCGCGCCCACCGAAACCGCCAACGTCGTCGGCGACGTCGTCGTGGAATTCACGCCGGGAGGAGAAATCGTCCGGCAGCATCGGCTGCTCGACATGATCGATCCCTACCGGATCAATTACTCGTCCTTGGGCGGCATTTATAACGCCCAGTTCCCCGAGCTCGCCGGCGGAACCCGCGATTGGTCCCATGGCAATGCGGTGGTCTATGACGCCGAAGACGACTCTTTCCTGGTCTCGATGCGCCACCAAGATGCGGTGGTGAAGTTCCGGCGCTCGACCGGCGAGCTGATCTGGATCTTGGGGCCCCACGAAAACTGGGACTCGGCGGCCTTTGGGTCTTATTTGCTGGCCCCGCTGAACCAGCAGCCGGGATTTTTTTGGCCCTACCATCAGCACGCCCCGATGATTTTGCCGAATCGGAATATCCTGCTCTTCGACAACGGCAATTTCCGGGCATCGCCCTTCGACGCCAAGCTCCCGGACGAAGAGAACTACAGCCGGGCCGTCGAATACCGGATTGACGAATCGGCGATGACCATCGAAAAAATCTGGGAATACGGCGAAGAAGAGGGGATCTATGCCGATTTCGTGGGTGACGCCGACTACCTTCCCCAGACCGGGAACGTTCTCATTGCTTTTGGCGGAATCAAGACTCCCGAGGGCTACCGGGCCAGGCTGATCGAGGTGAATCGGAGCGGCGCTCCCGAGAAGGTTTTCGATCTTTCGCTGAACGAGCCCCATTTCTTCGTCTATCGAGCGCTCCGCTACCCTTCGCTTTAA
- the secY gene encoding preprotein translocase subunit SecY → MSSLGNITKLPELRKRILFTILMLGVYRLGVYVPTPGVNPEAIQRLVSQGTVFGIFNLFSGGALENFSVFALGIMPYISASIIFQLLTVVIPALEKLQKEGESGRKKITQWTRYGTIVLAVIQGLGISYGLEKQGVLLPQVGGISFYVLTVVTLASGTAFIMWLGEQITERGIGNGISLIIFSGIVARIPSAMRDAWTTKEQFGSLLGFLLLLAFIVLVIGVIIYCERGQRRIPINYAKRVVGRKMYSGQTSHLPLKINTSGVIPPIFASSLILFPATIAQFVQNPKIQALANSLASGWLHTALYVSLIIFFCYFYTAVTFNPVDVADNIKKYGGFIPGIRPGKPTADYIDKVLSRITLGGALYVAAICVLPEILITRFGIPQSLAVTFGGTSLLIVVGVAMDTVAQMESHLLTRNYEGFLGAKAGKFKGRRAALR, encoded by the coding sequence ATCACCAAGCTCCCCGAACTGCGCAAGCGCATCCTTTTCACCATTTTGATGCTCGGAGTCTACCGGCTCGGCGTCTATGTGCCGACTCCGGGAGTGAATCCCGAGGCGATCCAGCGGCTGGTCAGCCAAGGCACGGTTTTCGGGATTTTCAATCTCTTCTCGGGCGGCGCGCTCGAGAATTTCTCGGTCTTCGCCCTGGGCATCATGCCCTATATCAGCGCCTCGATCATCTTCCAGCTCCTGACCGTCGTCATCCCGGCTTTGGAAAAGCTGCAAAAGGAAGGCGAATCCGGCCGCAAGAAGATCACCCAGTGGACCCGCTACGGCACCATCGTCTTGGCGGTCATCCAGGGCTTGGGTATCAGCTATGGCCTCGAGAAGCAGGGCGTCCTCCTTCCCCAGGTCGGCGGCATTTCCTTCTACGTCCTGACCGTCGTCACCCTGGCCAGCGGCACCGCCTTCATCATGTGGCTGGGCGAGCAGATCACCGAGCGCGGCATCGGCAATGGAATTTCCTTGATCATCTTTTCCGGCATCGTGGCCCGGATTCCCAGCGCGATGCGCGACGCCTGGACGACCAAAGAGCAATTCGGCAGCTTGCTGGGCTTCCTGCTGCTCCTGGCTTTCATCGTTTTGGTCATCGGCGTGATCATCTACTGCGAACGCGGCCAGCGCCGGATCCCGATCAACTATGCCAAGCGGGTGGTGGGCCGGAAGATGTATAGCGGCCAAACCAGCCACTTACCCTTGAAGATCAACACCTCCGGCGTCATCCCGCCGATTTTCGCGTCTTCTTTGATCCTCTTCCCGGCCACCATCGCCCAGTTCGTGCAAAACCCCAAGATTCAGGCCTTGGCCAACAGCTTGGCTTCGGGCTGGCTCCACACCGCGCTCTACGTCAGCCTCATTATTTTCTTCTGCTATTTCTACACCGCGGTGACTTTCAATCCGGTCGACGTCGCCGATAACATCAAGAAGTATGGCGGCTTCATCCCCGGCATCCGCCCGGGCAAACCGACCGCCGACTACATCGATAAGGTCCTGTCGCGGATCACCTTGGGCGGGGCCCTTTACGTCGCCGCGATCTGCGTTCTCCCTGAAATTTTGATCACCCGCTTCGGAATTCCCCAATCGCTGGCCGTCACCTTCGGCGGCACTTCGCTGCTGATCGTCGTCGGCGTCGCGATGGACACCGTCGCTCAAATGGAATCCCACCTCCTGACCCGAAATTACGAGGGCTTTCTTGGCGCCAAAGCCGGTAAGTTCAAGGGCAGAAGGGCGGCGCTCCGATGA
- the rpsM gene encoding 30S ribosomal protein S13, producing the protein MARIAGVDLPSKKRIEVALQYVFGIGKSRAKEILRETKISPDLRAEKLSDAEVAQIRAYIDGNFKVEGDLRRDVSMNIKRLVDQGTYRGQRHRKGLPARGQRTKTNARTRKGPRKTVAGKKQAPSKG; encoded by the coding sequence ATGGCACGCATCGCGGGAGTCGATCTCCCTAGCAAAAAACGCATCGAAGTCGCGCTCCAGTATGTCTTCGGCATCGGCAAGAGCCGCGCGAAAGAAATCCTGCGGGAGACCAAGATTTCCCCCGATCTCCGGGCCGAGAAGCTGAGCGACGCCGAAGTCGCCCAGATCCGGGCTTACATCGACGGAAATTTCAAAGTGGAAGGCGACCTTCGCCGCGACGTCTCGATGAACATCAAGCGTCTCGTCGATCAGGGAACCTACCGCGGACAGCGCCACCGCAAGGGCCTCCCGGCCCGCGGCCAACGCACCAAGACCAACGCCCGGACTCGCAAGGGCCCGCGCAAAACCGTGGCCGGCAAGAAGCAGGCGCCTTCGAAGGGATAA
- the rplQ gene encoding 50S ribosomal protein L17: protein MRHQVRKKRFGRHSSHRIAMFRNMVTSLIEAERITTTLAKAKELRRFAEKMVTLAKNGSLHARRQAAAYVRGSSAVQKLFAELGPRFKERQGGYTRILKLGNRLGDGAEMAIIEYLGYQPRVKKAKTEAPAADAKAEKKEKPAKQEKAEKKEKVEKKAKAEKKPATKKEKAEKPEKKKAEKKKEK from the coding sequence ATGCGCCATCAAGTACGCAAGAAACGCTTTGGACGTCACAGCTCGCACCGCATCGCGATGTTCCGCAACATGGTCACCTCGCTGATCGAGGCCGAGCGCATCACCACCACCTTGGCCAAGGCCAAGGAGCTCCGCCGCTTCGCCGAGAAGATGGTGACTTTGGCCAAGAACGGCTCGCTCCATGCCCGCCGCCAGGCGGCGGCCTATGTCCGGGGCTCCTCCGCGGTCCAGAAGCTCTTTGCCGAGCTGGGTCCCCGCTTCAAGGAGCGCCAGGGCGGCTACACCCGCATCCTCAAACTGGGCAATCGGCTGGGCGATGGCGCCGAGATGGCCATCATCGAGTATTTGGGTTACCAACCCCGGGTGAAGAAGGCCAAGACCGAAGCTCCGGCCGCCGACGCCAAGGCTGAGAAGAAAGAAAAGCCGGCGAAGCAAGAGAAGGCCGAAAAGAAAGAAAAGGTCGAGAAGAAGGCCAAGGCCGAGAAGAAGCCGGCAACCAAGAAGGAAAAGGCCGAAAAGCCCGAGAAAAAGAAGGCCGAAAAAAAGAAGGAAAAATAA
- the rpsK gene encoding 30S ribosomal protein S11: protein MAKEEKAAAASTEAAAKPGKKIKKKKKVRKNIAIGVVHINATFNNTIVTVTDPSGNVIAWSTSGAKGFKGSRKSTPFAAQIAAEDAVRKAMEHGLRSASVLVKGPGSGRESALRAIANAGVRVTSIRDVTPIPHNGCRPPKKRRV, encoded by the coding sequence ATGGCTAAAGAAGAAAAAGCGGCGGCGGCCTCCACCGAAGCGGCGGCCAAGCCCGGCAAGAAGATTAAAAAGAAGAAGAAGGTCCGCAAGAACATCGCCATCGGCGTCGTTCACATCAATGCGACCTTCAATAACACCATCGTCACCGTCACCGATCCTTCCGGCAACGTCATCGCTTGGAGCACCTCCGGCGCCAAGGGCTTCAAGGGCTCGCGCAAGAGCACTCCCTTCGCCGCCCAGATCGCGGCCGAAGACGCCGTTCGCAAGGCGATGGAGCACGGGCTGCGCAGCGCCAGCGTTTTGGTGAAGGGACCGGGCTCGGGCCGCGAGTCGGCCTTGCGGGCCATCGCCAACGCCGGTGTGCGGGTGACCAGCATTCGCGACGTGACGCCGATTCCGCACAACGGCTGCCGTCCGCCCAAGAAACGCCGAGTTTAA
- the rpsD gene encoding 30S ribosomal protein S4 yields the protein MARYNESVCRLCRREGLKLFLKGDRCYTDKCAIERRAYPPGQHGQARSKFSEYGTQLREKQKVKRIYGLLEKQFRLTFGEAERQKGVTGETLLNRLESRLDTVVYRAGFANSRNEARQLVLHGHFSVNGIKVNTPSYILRSGDTVTLREKSKKIDRIVKALEAVDRRGVPSWLELDKNACKASLKATPVRAEMTLPITEQLIVELYSK from the coding sequence ATGGCTAGATACAACGAATCCGTTTGCCGACTTTGCCGCCGCGAGGGCCTGAAGCTCTTCCTGAAGGGCGACCGCTGCTACACCGACAAGTGCGCCATCGAGCGCCGGGCCTATCCGCCGGGCCAGCACGGCCAGGCCCGCAGCAAGTTCTCGGAATACGGCACCCAGCTGCGGGAAAAGCAGAAGGTGAAGCGCATCTACGGTTTGCTCGAAAAACAATTCCGCCTGACCTTCGGCGAGGCCGAGCGTCAAAAGGGCGTCACCGGCGAAACCTTGCTCAACCGCCTGGAGTCGCGGCTCGACACCGTCGTTTACCGGGCCGGCTTCGCCAACAGCCGCAACGAGGCCCGGCAACTGGTGCTCCACGGCCACTTTTCGGTGAACGGCATTAAGGTGAATACGCCTTCTTATATCCTGCGGTCCGGCGACACCGTGACCCTGCGGGAGAAGAGCAAAAAGATCGATCGCATCGTGAAAGCCCTCGAGGCGGTGGACCGCCGCGGCGTTCCGTCCTGGCTCGAGCTCGACAAGAACGCCTGCAAGGCGAGCTTGAAGGCGACCCCGGTGCGGGCCGAGATGACGCTGCCGATCACCGAGCAGCTCATCGTCGAACTTTATTCCAAATAG
- the map gene encoding type I methionyl aminopeptidase, protein MITLKSKDEIEKIRRAGQVVAEAILYVAEAVKPGATTLDIDRLAEEFIVGKGMIPAFKGMYGFKHTLCLSINEEVVHGIPSNKRILKEGDILGVDCGAVYEGFYGDSARTIPCGKVSPEVQRLIEVTRESLNRGIEQMHPNKRLYDIGAAVQAHAEGAGFKVVKEYVGHGIGRALHEDPQVPNYGTPGTGMRLKTGMVLAIEPMVNIGGEETYILEDGWTVVTKDGSYSAHFEDTIAITENGPEILTRLE, encoded by the coding sequence GTGATTACTCTTAAGTCAAAAGATGAGATCGAGAAGATTCGCCGAGCCGGGCAGGTGGTGGCCGAGGCCATCCTCTATGTCGCCGAAGCGGTGAAACCGGGGGCGACCACCCTGGACATCGACCGGCTGGCCGAAGAGTTCATCGTCGGCAAGGGAATGATCCCGGCCTTCAAGGGAATGTATGGCTTCAAGCACACCCTTTGCCTCTCGATCAACGAGGAGGTGGTCCATGGGATCCCCTCCAATAAGCGGATCTTGAAGGAGGGGGACATCCTGGGGGTCGATTGCGGGGCCGTCTACGAGGGTTTTTATGGCGATAGCGCCCGGACTATCCCTTGCGGGAAGGTCAGCCCCGAGGTCCAAAGGCTGATCGAGGTCACCCGGGAGTCGCTGAACCGGGGCATCGAGCAGATGCACCCCAATAAGCGGCTCTACGATATCGGGGCGGCGGTCCAGGCCCATGCCGAGGGAGCCGGCTTCAAGGTGGTCAAGGAATACGTGGGCCATGGGATCGGCCGGGCCTTGCATGAGGACCCTCAAGTGCCCAATTACGGCACTCCGGGCACCGGCATGAGGCTAAAAACCGGGATGGTCCTGGCCATTGAGCCCATGGTGAACATTGGGGGCGAAGAAACGTACATTTTGGAGGACGGCTGGACGGTGGTAACCAAAGATGGCAGTTATTCCGCCCACTTCGAGGATACCATCGCGATTACGGAAAATGGGCCGGAAATCTTGACTCGTTTGGAATAA
- a CDS encoding DNA-directed RNA polymerase subunit alpha, with protein MTNAIVAKNWRSLIKPKILEVEKETHTSTYGKFVAKPLERGFGLTIGNGLRRILLSSIQGAAVTSIKIDGVLHEFSTVPGVKEDVADIILNLKELKLKLHTVDEEVIRIEAKGEKEVKAGDILTTQNVEILNPDLHIATLSPDAKLNMEMKVKIGKGYVPAEFNKSESDSVGVIAIDALFSPITKVNYNVTNARVGRSTDYDRLTLEVWTDGSVLPEDSVAYAAKILKDQMSIFINFEEEVEPEVIEISDDRPSFNENLSKRVDELELSVRSANCLQNANIKYIGELVQKSESEMLKTKNFGRKSLNEIKEILQEMGLGLGMKVEGWNAPSTQEEIAPPTDEA; from the coding sequence ATGACCAACGCTATCGTCGCAAAAAATTGGCGCAGCCTGATTAAACCCAAGATCTTGGAAGTCGAGAAGGAAACCCACACCTCGACCTACGGCAAGTTCGTGGCTAAACCATTGGAACGGGGCTTCGGCCTCACCATCGGGAACGGCCTGCGCCGGATCCTGCTTTCCTCGATCCAGGGAGCCGCCGTCACCTCGATCAAGATCGACGGGGTGCTCCACGAGTTCTCGACCGTCCCCGGCGTCAAGGAAGACGTCGCCGACATCATCCTCAACCTCAAGGAGCTGAAGCTCAAGCTCCATACGGTGGATGAGGAAGTCATCCGGATCGAGGCCAAGGGCGAAAAGGAAGTGAAGGCTGGCGACATCTTGACGACTCAAAACGTCGAGATCCTCAACCCCGACCTCCACATCGCGACCCTGTCGCCCGATGCCAAGCTCAACATGGAGATGAAGGTCAAGATCGGAAAAGGCTACGTTCCGGCCGAGTTCAACAAGAGCGAGTCCGACAGCGTCGGCGTCATCGCGATCGATGCGCTGTTCTCGCCGATCACCAAGGTCAACTACAACGTCACCAACGCCCGCGTCGGCCGTTCGACCGATTACGACCGCTTGACCCTGGAGGTCTGGACCGACGGCAGCGTCCTGCCCGAGGATTCGGTGGCTTACGCCGCCAAGATCCTCAAGGATCAAATGTCGATCTTCATCAACTTCGAGGAAGAGGTCGAGCCCGAAGTCATCGAAATCTCCGACGATCGCCCCAGCTTCAACGAGAACCTGAGCAAGCGGGTCGACGAGCTCGAGCTTTCGGTTCGCTCGGCCAACTGCCTCCAGAACGCCAACATCAAGTATATCGGCGAGCTGGTCCAGAAGAGCGAGAGCGAGATGCTCAAGACCAAGAATTTCGGCCGCAAATCGCTCAACGAGATCAAGGAGATCCTTCAAGAGATGGGTCTCGGTCTCGGCATGAAGGTCGAGGGCTGGAACGCTCCCAGCACTCAAGAGGAAATCGCGCCTCCCACCGACGAGGCCTAA